Proteins encoded by one window of uncultured Methanobrevibacter sp.:
- a CDS encoding type II toxin-antitoxin system VapC family toxin, whose translation MKKILVDSSFIIAIFRRNDPLHQRAIENRDILKNDCYISNGIISEVITILGQKTKDIELVRLAYNYMKDNFTVIDESDINMYNDNVFAIFEKYNKNKFRLGFIDCSEVVICESYGLDYVASFDGEFNQFEEINLIKLK comes from the coding sequence ATGAAAAAGATATTAGTCGACTCATCATTTATCATAGCAATATTTAGAAGAAACGATCCATTGCATCAAAGAGCAATAGAAAACAGAGATATTTTGAAAAACGATTGCTATATATCAAATGGAATAATATCTGAAGTAATAACAATACTTGGCCAAAAAACAAAAGACATTGAACTAGTTAGGTTGGCATATAACTACATGAAAGATAATTTCACAGTCATAGATGAATCGGACATTAACATGTACAATGACAATGTATTTGCAATCTTTGAAAAATACAATAAAAACAAATTCAGATTGGGGTTTATTGACTGCTCTGAAGTTGTAATATGTGAAAGTTATGGCTTAGATTATGTTGCAAGCTTTGATGGAGAGTTTAATCAATTTGAAGAAATCAATTTAATTAAATTAAAATAA
- a CDS encoding tyrosine-type recombinase/integrase, translating to MMNDELFKNFTISCNHAIGTTQSYELSLRKYCIYFDMSLKELLEEAEEDEMNGVKWKHSRLKSKLVEYRHHMFQNYAAETVRKEMNCIIFFYKFYDIEVWDLPKVNDKSIQKPAPIYFKDLPDKEVIREAFLIASPLMKAIILFSCSSGCARTETLSLTIGDYIKALSVYLPNHRRDIFDVIDYLNDVDEVVPTFSILRKKTNKYYLTYCSPEAVKAINAYLLLRDKPITDESLLFQISRTYMVQSFEMINDTLGLGRVGRYRRFRSHMLRKFHASALYNDGMSIDKVNDLQGKAKNKTDAAYFMTNPDDLKYEYIQHLPAVTINTDVEKLSIKSPQFIQMEKENEALKSEVVDMRGELEEMRGLKKELLGIMEKARERS from the coding sequence ATGATGAATGACGAGCTATTTAAAAATTTCACAATAAGTTGTAACCATGCAATTGGAACAACACAGAGCTATGAGCTTTCTTTGAGAAAGTACTGTATCTATTTTGATATGTCTCTTAAGGAACTTCTTGAGGAAGCTGAAGAAGATGAGATGAACGGTGTGAAATGGAAGCACAGTAGGTTGAAATCAAAACTTGTTGAATATAGGCATCACATGTTTCAAAACTATGCTGCCGAGACCGTCCGAAAGGAAATGAACTGCATAATCTTTTTTTACAAGTTCTATGACATAGAAGTATGGGATTTGCCTAAAGTCAATGACAAAAGCATTCAGAAGCCTGCTCCTATTTATTTTAAGGATTTGCCGGATAAGGAAGTGATAAGGGAGGCTTTTCTTATTGCATCTCCTCTGATGAAAGCTATCATATTGTTTTCCTGTTCCAGTGGATGTGCAAGGACAGAGACATTGAGTCTGACAATCGGGGATTATATTAAGGCATTGTCTGTATATCTGCCGAACCACAGAAGAGATATCTTTGATGTTATAGATTACTTAAATGATGTCGATGAGGTTGTTCCGACCTTCAGTATCCTAAGAAAAAAGACAAACAAGTATTATCTCACATACTGCAGTCCTGAGGCGGTTAAGGCAATAAATGCATATCTGTTGCTGCGGGATAAGCCAATAACTGATGAAAGCCTACTCTTTCAAATCAGCAGGACATATATGGTCCAGTCATTTGAGATGATCAATGACACTTTAGGCCTTGGTAGAGTCGGAAGATATCGCAGGTTCAGAAGCCACATGCTCAGGAAGTTTCATGCTTCAGCATTATATAATGACGGTATGAGCATTGACAAGGTCAACGATTTGCAGGGAAAGGCCAAAAACAAAACCGATGCAGCCTATTTCATGACAAATCCCGATGATTTGAAATATGAATATATTCAGCATCTTCCAGCCGTTACTATAAACACTGATGTTGAAAAGCTTTCTATCAAATCACCACAGTTTATTCAAATGGAAAAGGAAAATGAAGCATTAAAATCAGAAGTGGTGGATATGAGAGGTGAACTTGAGGAAATGAGAGGTTTGAAAAAAGAACTTTTAGGAATTATGGAAAAGGCTAGAGAAAGGTCATAA